In Alkalihalobacillus sp. FSL W8-0930, a single window of DNA contains:
- a CDS encoding response regulator, whose product MYSVLLVDDEINILEGIAALVDWNRCETELVGKASNGIEALEQIQEKNPDVVITDIKMPGLNGIELLKRAHSMFPSIKWIILSGHDEFDYAQTAMEYEVKHYLLKPSNESKIEEALTQIVERLKKEKEDAAFVGRMKEKLNEMLPKAKMQVLKEFLTTNTFGAQDLDYYKHLFEPDELTRLLKLVVLTVDKPIHDNTSTIQFDEFEHFYALKEMASSELEKTQSVWLSTTVGEKVVILLERCSDDQLISILEDVGHHFTHFYQLTFTSAVTRESTLMDLRQLYREALQGLAERFYLEEGGIISTGLIDQEPFRIDELQFNHEELLVFIRSGNKVETDHYLTHYFSYIAEKKYDVGIVKAHSLELYMSIIRQASNELMDELFTAVAQFQRLQTFRQIEEFMMQHTSKVVHENYKSTKKQISTTIQRLCEHVESSYWDSELSLLQLSNDVFYMNSDYLGKLFKKEMGEKFSHYLMKLRINKAIEQMCETENSKIAEVAELVGFGNNPRYFSQVFKKQTGCTPKEYKETYCLSASEK is encoded by the coding sequence GTGTATTCCGTTCTTTTAGTAGATGACGAAATCAACATCCTGGAAGGAATAGCAGCACTTGTTGACTGGAACCGTTGTGAAACAGAGCTTGTTGGAAAAGCGAGTAACGGTATTGAGGCATTAGAGCAAATACAGGAGAAGAATCCGGATGTAGTCATTACAGATATTAAGATGCCTGGTTTAAATGGGATTGAGTTACTTAAACGGGCTCATTCCATGTTTCCGTCTATTAAGTGGATCATATTGTCTGGGCATGATGAGTTTGATTATGCGCAAACAGCTATGGAATACGAAGTAAAACATTACTTGTTAAAGCCTTCTAATGAGTCAAAAATCGAAGAAGCCCTCACTCAAATTGTTGAACGATTAAAGAAAGAAAAAGAAGACGCTGCATTTGTAGGGAGAATGAAGGAAAAGCTTAATGAAATGCTGCCAAAAGCAAAAATGCAGGTGTTAAAGGAATTTCTAACAACAAATACGTTCGGGGCACAAGATTTGGATTACTACAAGCACTTATTTGAGCCAGATGAACTGACCAGGCTCCTGAAGCTTGTTGTACTGACAGTTGATAAGCCTATACATGATAATACTTCCACCATTCAGTTTGATGAGTTTGAGCATTTTTATGCGCTTAAAGAAATGGCATCTTCAGAATTAGAGAAAACCCAATCTGTCTGGCTTTCAACCACTGTTGGAGAAAAGGTGGTGATCCTACTTGAACGTTGTTCTGATGATCAGCTTATTTCTATTTTAGAAGATGTAGGACACCACTTTACGCACTTTTATCAGTTAACCTTCACTAGTGCAGTGACTAGGGAAAGCACTCTGATGGACCTTAGGCAATTGTACCGTGAAGCCTTACAAGGATTAGCTGAGCGATTTTATTTAGAGGAGGGAGGGATTATTTCAACGGGGCTTATTGATCAGGAGCCATTTCGGATTGATGAACTTCAATTTAATCATGAGGAATTATTGGTCTTTATTCGAAGCGGTAACAAAGTAGAAACAGATCACTATCTTACTCATTACTTCTCTTATATTGCGGAAAAGAAATACGATGTAGGCATTGTTAAAGCACACAGTTTAGAGCTATATATGTCGATTATACGCCAGGCTTCAAATGAATTAATGGATGAATTATTTACTGCGGTGGCACAGTTTCAACGGCTACAAACGTTTCGACAAATCGAAGAATTTATGATGCAGCACACAAGTAAGGTTGTACATGAAAATTATAAATCAACCAAAAAGCAAATAAGCACAACCATTCAGAGACTTTGTGAGCATGTTGAATCCTCCTACTGGGATTCGGAATTATCGTTACTGCAGCTTTCAAATGATGTATTTTACATGAATTCGGACTACTTAGGGAAGCTGTTTAAAAAAGAAATGGGTGAGAAGTTTTCACATTACTTGATGAAGCTTAGAATCAATAAGGCCATTGAACAAATGTGTGAAACAGAAAACAGTAAAATAGCAGAAGTCGCGGAATTAGTGGGGTTTGGAAACAACCCACGTTACTTTAGTCAAGTCTTTAAAAAGCAAACGGGTTGCACACCAAAAGAATACAAAGAAACCTATTGTTTAAGCGCATCGGAAAAATAA